A genomic region of Caulobacter sp. NIBR2454 contains the following coding sequences:
- a CDS encoding LPS-assembly protein LptD produces MSSSQTALLGGAAAIALLIAGGSASAQAPAPLPVAPPAPPPVTDGLGEDGFYLEADLVIRDDKNDTITARGEVEARRNGRTLRAEEVVYNQGTKIVTAKGNIVLVNADGSTQFADELTLDEDMSAGFARGFAMRMQPNVKIAADAAIRRNENVNELSRAVYTPCPVCADGGDDNTPTWQIKAAKVVQDRNKQLVYYQNAVVEMWGVPVAYLPVFWHADPSAKRRSGFLPPKVEVTRRRGFSYEQPYLQVLSPSSEVVLSPQFNADVNPFLNMTYRKRFYSGYLEARAGYTYERDVDGNGERFGERTHRSYLLAKGKFEIDDKWDWGFAAERTSDDFLFDNYSVDDVYSQRGLFTPDDHRLMSQVYTTRQDARSYLSIAAVSVQGLRIGDQDRTFPTVAPLVEARWEPESAVAGGRLRIRASGVVLNRDQSQSIAPTPADPRPAGADSRRATGEASWRRDFTLSSGLRVTPFLQTRFDTYNVSDLAGVSGSDTVTRGLGVAGADISWPFFKRLSAGSIVLEPVAQIAISPDSDLDSRIPNEDSLAFEFDENNLFRANKSPGFDLYEGGRRLNAGGRARISMDDGREASLLIGRSFRAERDDLFPPRTGLQHKASDWVVSADAKPIKGVSVFTRSRLDNDTMSIRRLEAGADVSHARGYAVVRYLRDDLDINGFKQENFDVYSELFVTKNWGVSFVGSRDLRSDNWRRRDIGVVWKDDCLRVDVVFQREDQYVNTPTGVRIRPNDSIQLRLTLATLGDTGY; encoded by the coding sequence ATGAGTTCCAGCCAGACGGCGTTGCTGGGCGGCGCGGCCGCTATCGCGCTCTTGATCGCCGGCGGCAGCGCCAGCGCTCAGGCGCCCGCGCCCCTGCCTGTCGCTCCGCCCGCTCCACCGCCGGTGACCGACGGTCTGGGCGAGGACGGCTTCTACCTGGAAGCTGACCTGGTCATCCGCGACGACAAGAACGACACCATCACCGCACGCGGGGAAGTCGAGGCGCGCCGCAACGGCCGCACCCTGCGCGCCGAGGAGGTCGTCTACAACCAGGGCACCAAGATCGTCACGGCCAAGGGTAACATCGTCCTGGTCAACGCCGATGGCTCCACCCAGTTCGCCGACGAACTGACCTTGGACGAGGACATGTCGGCAGGCTTCGCGCGAGGCTTCGCCATGCGCATGCAGCCCAACGTCAAGATCGCGGCCGACGCCGCGATCCGCCGCAACGAGAACGTCAACGAACTGTCGCGGGCGGTCTACACCCCCTGCCCTGTCTGCGCGGACGGCGGCGATGACAACACGCCGACCTGGCAGATCAAAGCCGCCAAGGTCGTCCAGGATCGCAACAAGCAGCTGGTCTACTACCAGAACGCCGTCGTTGAGATGTGGGGCGTCCCGGTCGCTTACCTGCCTGTGTTCTGGCACGCGGACCCCAGCGCCAAGCGCCGGTCCGGCTTTCTGCCGCCCAAGGTCGAGGTGACCCGTCGCCGGGGCTTCTCCTACGAGCAGCCGTACCTACAGGTTCTGTCGCCGTCATCGGAAGTGGTTCTCAGTCCGCAGTTCAACGCGGATGTGAATCCGTTCCTGAACATGACCTACCGCAAGCGCTTCTATTCCGGCTATCTGGAGGCGCGCGCCGGTTACACCTATGAGCGTGACGTGGATGGCAACGGGGAGCGCTTTGGCGAGCGCACCCATCGCAGCTACCTGCTCGCCAAGGGCAAGTTCGAGATCGACGACAAGTGGGACTGGGGATTCGCGGCCGAGCGGACGTCTGACGACTTCCTGTTCGACAACTACAGCGTCGACGACGTCTACTCGCAGCGCGGCCTGTTCACGCCGGACGATCACCGCCTGATGTCGCAGGTCTATACGACCCGCCAGGACGCCCGGTCCTACCTCTCCATCGCCGCCGTCAGCGTTCAGGGCCTGCGGATCGGCGACCAGGATCGCACCTTCCCCACCGTCGCCCCGCTGGTGGAGGCGCGCTGGGAGCCTGAGAGCGCCGTCGCCGGGGGACGCCTGCGGATCCGCGCCAGCGGCGTGGTCCTCAATCGCGATCAATCGCAATCGATCGCGCCGACGCCGGCCGATCCGCGCCCCGCTGGTGCAGACAGCCGCCGCGCCACGGGCGAAGCCAGCTGGCGCCGTGACTTCACCCTGTCTAGCGGTCTGCGGGTCACGCCCTTCCTGCAGACGCGGTTCGACACCTACAACGTGTCCGATCTGGCCGGCGTGTCGGGTTCCGATACTGTCACGAGGGGCCTGGGTGTCGCCGGGGCCGATATCAGCTGGCCGTTCTTCAAGCGCCTCTCGGCCGGTTCGATCGTTCTGGAGCCCGTGGCCCAGATCGCCATCTCGCCTGACAGCGATCTGGACTCGCGCATCCCGAACGAAGACAGCCTGGCTTTCGAGTTCGACGAGAACAATCTGTTCCGCGCCAACAAGTCGCCGGGCTTCGACCTCTATGAGGGCGGCCGACGCCTGAACGCTGGCGGCCGCGCCCGCATCTCGATGGACGACGGCCGCGAAGCCAGCCTGCTGATCGGCCGCAGCTTCCGCGCCGAGCGCGACGACCTGTTCCCGCCCCGCACAGGGCTGCAGCACAAGGCGTCCGACTGGGTCGTCTCCGCCGACGCCAAGCCGATCAAGGGCGTGTCCGTGTTCACCCGCTCGCGTCTGGACAACGACACCATGTCGATCCGCCGCCTGGAGGCGGGGGCTGACGTCAGTCACGCCCGTGGCTATGCCGTGGTTCGCTATCTGCGCGACGACCTGGATATCAACGGGTTCAAGCAGGAAAACTTCGACGTCTACAGCGAGCTTTTCGTCACCAAGAACTGGGGCGTCTCGTTCGTCGGTTCACGCGATCTACGCAGCGACAACTGGCGTCGCCGCGACATCGGCGTGGTGTGGAAAGACGACTGTCTGCGGGTCGATGTCGTCTTCCAGCGGGAAGACCAGTACGTCAACACGCCGACCGGCGTGCGCATTCGCCCCAACGACTCCATTCAGCTGCGCCTAACGCTCGCCACATTGGGCGATACAGGCTACTAG
- the lptG gene encoding LPS export ABC transporter permease LptG, which yields MILMSGRIERYVLVRTLKALGVAAAIFAAVVLLIDFVDVSREVGTRTDVSFLQMIGLTLLRAPATILVLTPFVFLFGTLGAFVGLNRRSELVAMRAAGVSAWRFIFPAAGAAFVIGILTVTVLNPGAATLAGRFEDARSRLMDNYLNTAPKPNWLRQGDSDTQVVIRAKSREREGGALTLRGVSLFIYSRDREGLMRFSRRVEAEKAQLMPGYWQLTGVREATPGAGSIRSESLTIPSTLDPAQASARFGSPQAIAFWRLPQTIIETKRAGFSTTPYELRLHQLLATPLLFAAMSVLAAAFSLRLMRLGGLAGLAGSGVALGFAFFFFNEVCGALGRAGIIPAFAAAWTPPALALLAGIILLSYTEDG from the coding sequence ATGATTCTCATGAGCGGGCGGATCGAGCGCTACGTCCTGGTCAGGACGCTGAAGGCGCTTGGCGTGGCGGCGGCGATCTTCGCGGCCGTCGTGCTGCTGATCGACTTCGTGGATGTCTCCCGTGAAGTGGGCACTCGCACCGACGTCAGCTTCCTGCAGATGATCGGTCTGACGCTTCTGCGCGCGCCCGCCACAATCCTGGTCCTGACTCCATTTGTTTTTCTGTTTGGGACTCTCGGCGCCTTCGTCGGCCTCAACCGACGCAGCGAGCTGGTGGCCATGCGCGCGGCGGGCGTATCGGCCTGGCGCTTCATCTTCCCGGCCGCCGGCGCGGCCTTCGTCATCGGCATCCTGACGGTGACCGTACTTAACCCGGGCGCGGCGACGCTGGCCGGGCGGTTCGAAGACGCGCGCTCGCGCCTTATGGACAACTATCTCAACACCGCGCCCAAACCGAACTGGCTGCGCCAGGGCGACTCCGACACCCAGGTCGTCATTCGCGCCAAATCGCGGGAACGCGAGGGTGGAGCCCTGACCCTGCGCGGCGTTTCGCTGTTCATCTACAGCCGCGACCGCGAGGGACTGATGCGCTTCAGCCGCCGGGTGGAGGCCGAAAAAGCCCAGCTCATGCCCGGCTATTGGCAGCTCACCGGCGTACGCGAGGCGACGCCAGGCGCGGGCTCGATCCGCTCGGAAAGCCTGACGATTCCCTCGACCCTAGACCCTGCCCAGGCTTCGGCGCGATTCGGCTCGCCGCAGGCCATCGCCTTCTGGCGGCTCCCGCAGACGATCATCGAGACGAAACGGGCGGGCTTTTCGACCACGCCCTATGAGCTTCGCCTGCATCAGCTGCTGGCCACCCCCCTGCTGTTCGCCGCAATGTCGGTGCTGGCGGCGGCCTTCTCGCTTCGCCTGATGCGCCTGGGAGGGCTGGCGGGGCTGGCTGGATCAGGCGTCGCCCTTGGTTTCGCCTTCTTCTTCTTCAACGAGGTGTGCGGCGCCCTGGGACGGGCGGGAATCATTCCCGCCTTCGCCGCGGCTTGGACTCCGCCGGCCCTGGCGTTGCTCGCCGGGATCATTCTGCTTTCTTACACCGAGGATGGTTGA
- the lptF gene encoding LPS export ABC transporter permease LptF has product MRLIERYLFRQLLGPLILAATALTAVAVLSQSLRGLDIIVEQGQTAVLFAGLTALALPQLFNLILPVAVFVGALVSLNRLHTEQEIVVCFAGGISRWRVISPAIRIGVFAALLALVLNLWVQPWAQRTMREILFSVQGDLVTTLVREGEFSEPSPGLTVYAKQVDRDGLIHDLFVHQQKENGASVTYTAREGRLGKLDETPILIMRQGSNQEFSADGVLNYLSFDEYVFDLRGFLDRDSLVHYKISDRYLHELFFPDLTQTWEQRNREKMLAEGHFRLSSPLYNIAFMMMALAAVIAGSFNRAGYGKRIAAVAAAASLGRIIGFAVQAACADAPWLNIVQYLIPLSMIVWAASQLFRQRVRRFINIEHHRGARDLFGEASA; this is encoded by the coding sequence ATGCGTCTAATCGAGCGCTATCTTTTCCGTCAGTTGCTGGGCCCCCTGATCCTGGCGGCGACGGCGCTCACCGCGGTCGCGGTGCTGAGCCAGAGCCTGCGCGGCCTCGACATCATTGTGGAGCAAGGCCAGACGGCGGTTCTGTTCGCCGGCCTGACGGCGCTCGCCCTGCCCCAGCTGTTCAATCTGATCCTGCCGGTGGCGGTGTTCGTCGGCGCCCTGGTGTCGTTGAACCGTCTGCATACCGAACAGGAGATCGTGGTCTGCTTCGCTGGCGGCATCAGCCGCTGGCGGGTGATTTCGCCAGCGATTCGGATCGGCGTCTTCGCCGCCCTCCTGGCCCTGGTCCTGAACCTGTGGGTCCAGCCGTGGGCGCAGCGAACCATGCGCGAAATCCTGTTTTCGGTTCAGGGCGACTTGGTCACCACCCTGGTGCGCGAGGGCGAGTTCTCCGAACCCTCGCCTGGCCTGACGGTCTACGCCAAGCAGGTGGACCGGGACGGCCTGATCCACGACCTGTTCGTCCACCAGCAGAAGGAGAACGGCGCGTCGGTCACTTACACCGCTCGCGAAGGCCGCCTTGGCAAGCTGGACGAGACGCCGATCCTGATCATGCGGCAGGGCTCCAACCAGGAGTTCTCGGCCGACGGCGTGCTGAACTACCTGTCATTCGACGAATATGTCTTCGACCTGCGCGGCTTCCTCGATCGGGACAGCCTGGTCCACTACAAGATTTCGGACCGCTATCTGCATGAGCTGTTCTTCCCGGACCTGACCCAGACCTGGGAGCAGCGCAACCGTGAAAAGATGCTGGCCGAGGGTCACTTCCGCCTGTCGTCGCCGCTCTACAACATCGCCTTCATGATGATGGCCCTGGCGGCCGTGATCGCCGGATCATTCAACCGGGCGGGTTATGGCAAGCGCATCGCGGCCGTGGCCGCCGCCGCGTCCCTCGGGCGGATCATCGGTTTCGCGGTGCAGGCGGCCTGTGCCGACGCGCCGTGGCTGAACATCGTGCAGTACCTGATCCCGCTGTCGATGATCGTTTGGGCCGCCAGCCAGCTATTCCGTCAGCGGGTGCGGCGCTTCATCAACATCGAGCATCACCGGGGCGCGCGCGACCTGTTCGGCGAGGCCTCAGCATGA
- a CDS encoding leucyl aminopeptidase yields the protein MRIEFAPLNTAPTGASVIAALAFDGGALSAEAQSLDQQAGGALTRAVSAGRFNGGKGQTLELLAPGGVEAGRVLLVGAGPAPLDVAGAETAAAQAYQAIKASGSKELIIRIGGDAETAAKAAFGVSLAAYRFDRYRTTEKAEKKPSIEVVKIETADLAAAQAAFEPLAALSDAVIFSRDLVSEPANILHPEEFAARVKSLEKLGLTVEILGEAEMAKLGMGSLLGVGQGSRRESQLVVIQWKGGGDAQPVAFVGKGVCFDTGGISIKPADGMEDMKWDMGGAAAVSGLMHVLAGRKAKVNAVGILGLVENMPDGNAQRPGDVVTSMSGQTIEVINTDAEGRLVLADALWYCQQRFKPQFMVDLATLTGAIIIALGNDYAGLFSNNDELSGNLLAAGEAENELLWRMPLPAAYEKQIESPIADIKNVGGRPAGSTTAALFLQKFVNGLPWAHLDIAGVAWKKPSTSPTIPDGAVGFGVRLLNRMVADKYEG from the coding sequence ATGCGGATCGAGTTTGCGCCTCTGAACACGGCCCCCACTGGCGCGAGCGTGATCGCCGCCCTGGCCTTCGACGGCGGGGCCCTTTCGGCGGAAGCGCAATCCCTTGACCAGCAAGCCGGCGGCGCCCTGACCCGTGCTGTCTCGGCGGGCCGCTTCAACGGCGGCAAGGGCCAGACCCTGGAGCTCCTGGCGCCGGGCGGCGTCGAGGCCGGCCGGGTTCTGCTGGTTGGTGCGGGGCCCGCGCCTCTGGACGTCGCCGGCGCGGAGACGGCCGCCGCCCAGGCGTATCAGGCGATCAAGGCCAGCGGGTCCAAGGAACTCATCATCCGTATCGGCGGCGACGCCGAAACCGCCGCCAAGGCCGCCTTTGGGGTGAGCTTGGCCGCCTATCGCTTCGATCGCTATCGCACCACCGAGAAGGCCGAGAAGAAGCCCTCGATCGAGGTGGTGAAGATCGAGACCGCCGACCTCGCCGCCGCTCAGGCCGCCTTCGAGCCGCTGGCCGCCCTGTCCGATGCGGTGATCTTTAGCCGCGACCTGGTTTCCGAACCCGCCAACATCCTGCACCCGGAAGAGTTCGCCGCGCGGGTCAAAAGCCTGGAGAAGCTCGGCCTCACCGTTGAAATCCTGGGCGAGGCCGAGATGGCCAAGCTGGGCATGGGCAGCCTGCTGGGCGTGGGCCAGGGCAGCCGTCGCGAAAGCCAGCTGGTGGTCATCCAGTGGAAGGGCGGCGGCGACGCCCAGCCCGTGGCCTTCGTCGGCAAGGGCGTCTGCTTCGACACCGGCGGCATCAGCATCAAGCCGGCCGACGGCATGGAAGACATGAAGTGGGACATGGGCGGCGCGGCGGCCGTCTCCGGCCTCATGCACGTGCTGGCGGGCCGCAAGGCCAAGGTCAACGCGGTCGGCATCCTGGGCCTGGTCGAGAACATGCCGGACGGTAACGCCCAGCGTCCGGGCGACGTGGTCACCTCGATGTCGGGTCAGACGATCGAGGTCATCAATACCGACGCCGAAGGCCGCCTCGTGCTGGCCGACGCCCTCTGGTACTGCCAGCAGCGTTTCAAGCCTCAGTTCATGGTCGATCTGGCCACCCTGACCGGCGCGATCATCATCGCCCTGGGCAACGACTACGCCGGTCTCTTCAGCAACAATGACGAGCTGTCAGGCAATCTTCTGGCCGCTGGCGAAGCCGAGAACGAGCTGCTGTGGCGCATGCCGCTGCCCGCCGCCTACGAAAAGCAGATCGAGAGCCCGATCGCCGACATCAAGAACGTCGGCGGCCGTCCGGCCGGTTCGACCACGGCCGCGCTGTTCCTGCAGAAGTTCGTCAACGGTCTGCCTTGGGCGCACCTGGATATCGCCGGTGTCGCCTGGAAGAAGCCCTCGACCAGCCCGACCATCCCGGACGGCGCCGTGGGCTTTGGCGTGCGCCTTCTGAACCGCATGGTCGCCGACAAGTACGAAGGCTAG
- a CDS encoding DNA polymerase III subunit chi: MAETCEVWFYHLERSTLDQVLPELLEKTLQRGWKALVRTSDSDRIEHLDSWLWSWREDSFIGHGTAAEPFAERQPVLLSDKLDNPNGAEALFLLDGAEPGDLSAHARCILLFDGRDEAALATARGRWKGFKDAGHPVSYWRQGAERGWEKQA, from the coding sequence ATGGCCGAGACCTGCGAAGTCTGGTTCTACCATCTCGAGCGCAGCACCCTTGATCAGGTGCTGCCCGAGCTGCTGGAAAAGACGCTGCAGCGCGGCTGGAAGGCCCTGGTCCGCACGTCGGATTCCGACCGCATCGAGCACCTGGACAGCTGGCTATGGAGCTGGCGTGAGGACAGCTTCATAGGTCACGGCACGGCGGCCGAGCCCTTCGCGGAGCGGCAACCGGTGTTGTTGAGCGACAAGCTCGACAACCCGAACGGCGCAGAGGCGTTGTTCCTGCTCGATGGAGCTGAGCCGGGGGACCTTTCCGCCCACGCGCGCTGCATCCTGTTGTTCGACGGCCGCGACGAAGCGGCCCTGGCGACGGCGCGCGGGCGTTGGAAGGGTTTCAAGGACGCCGGTCATCCGGTGTCCTATTGGCGGCAGGGCGCGGAAAGAGGCTGGGAGAAGCAGGCTTGA
- a CDS encoding peptidase inhibitor I78 yields the protein MKRIIFATTALLLATACTTTPEPAPAPPPETPTAPADAILPPAPPKPKDTCGADELQYLIGKPKTEIPVPTDPSRRRVACTTCPVTMDFREDRTNILFDADTGIIKEVKCG from the coding sequence TTGAAACGGATCATCTTCGCAACGACGGCGCTATTGCTGGCCACCGCCTGCACAACCACGCCCGAGCCGGCGCCCGCACCGCCGCCAGAGACCCCGACGGCTCCCGCCGACGCCATTCTGCCGCCAGCCCCGCCCAAGCCCAAGGACACCTGCGGCGCGGATGAGCTGCAATACCTGATTGGCAAGCCCAAGACCGAAATCCCTGTGCCGACAGATCCGTCGCGCCGCCGTGTGGCCTGCACCACCTGTCCCGTGACCATGGATTTCCGCGAGGACCGGACGAACATCCTGTTCGACGCTGACACAGGCATCATCAAGGAAGTGAAGTGCGGCTGA